The Porphyromonas pogonae genome segment TACACCAATGCAAGTCATTAATAGACTTACGTAAGTTTTGAAAGTCTTTTTCATCTCAGCGCAATTTATTGATTATGCTCAAAGATACAACTTTGTATGCAAGAACGATGAACTGCTTCGAGGAAAAAACAATTGGCTTTTACCCGCGAAGCTGGTAGAGGTATTCTTTAGATATATGCTTGCTGGGATTGCTGAGAGATATTTACAGGAAACCAATCATAGATCCTGATCAACTGAAAAAGGGTGAAACTAAAGTGACGAGGATATAAAAAAGGCAAGCAATACCCTCTCACCCATAGAGATTGAAGGCATTGCTTGCCATATTAATTATCATAACGGTGGGAAATACTTACATCGATACGGACTTAGACTCCCAAAACAGCTTCCATTTCCGGAGCTTTCTCTTCCAGACGCTCCAGATACGTAAACTGTGCTATGGCTCTGCGAAGGTTATGCTCCGGGTCATGCACCTTATAATAGGTATCGCCGTTGATATAGTCCGTAAGAAAACGCACCGCCTGCATGTAAGTCATCATACGTCCGCCGTAAGCGATGAGTTTGCGCTCCATAGGGGTAAGGAACTTGCCCGCAGTGGAGAGGTATCCCTCGACAAAAGATTTGTACACCGGCATATTCACTCCTATTTTGTCAAGGTCGGCTTCGTCTTCAGCACCGGTATTCACTCCCGTTCTGATGAAATCACCTACGTCACTAAGTATAAATCCCGGCATCACAGTGTCCCAGTCCACAACACAAAGTACATGATCATCTTCGTCAAACAACACATTGTCCACCTTGGTATCACAATGTATGGTACGCTTGGGTAGCTTATCCTGGGCATACAACTGCTCTTGCAGCACCATCTTATCAGCTCGGCTTTCCAGCTTATCTACCAAGTCTTTGACCTTAGCATATCTGCCTACCGCATCACGGTTCACAGCGTCACGTAGCTCCCCGAGACGGAAAGACATGTTATGAAAGTTGACTATAGTATCGCCTAATACGCCTTCGGGAATATCGGATAATATCTCTTCGAAACGTCCGAAAGCTTCGCCTGCACTGCGAGCTGTTTGCGGAGTAAGATCAGAGAGACTTTTGCTTTGAGGGATATAACGACAAAGACGCCAGTAATGCTCACCGTCGAATGTATAATTCTTGGACGGATCACTTGCCAAAGGATAAAAGTAAAGGAATCGCCTTTCATAGTCGGCCAAACCTTCCTCACGTAACTTCTCTTCCATTTTTTTGCTCACAACATCGATGTTATGCTGCAACACTTCTATCCTCGGGAAAACATGATGATTGACTTTCTGCAACACCCATCTGAGGTTGCCTTGCGCATCTTTTACTCCAAAAGTGTCATTGATATGCCCGTTGCCGAATGCTTTGATTTCTCCTATCTCTTCATTCGGTAAAAACTGTTTTACAATATCTTCCATGATAAATATGTATGAATACTCTAATATTAATGGGTAAACTAAATAGTGTCTTATGCAAATAACATGAAGGTTACTCCTCCGCAAATATAACCTAAAAGAGCGAGTGCGCTAAATCTTTTGAAATAATATCCGAAACTGATATCTTCCAATCCCATTACGGTAACACCTGTGGCGGAACCGATGATGAGTAAACTACCCCCTGTAACCGCACAATAGGCAAGAAACGTCCAGAAAGATCCATCGAGAACAAATGGGCTCACTACCCCCGTTACAGCATCTACAGGGTACATACCCAATACTGCTGCGACAAGAGCTACGTTGTCCAGCACTGAGGAAAGCAAACCTATAGAGCCTGCAAGCAAATCTGTATTGGGCATGATCTGAGATATTCCCGTGGAGGCCTTGGCAAGCTGCCCACCCGTCTCCAAAGCTGCCACAGACATAAGAATGCCGAGGAAGTAGAATATCGTGGAAAGATCAGTTTGGTGCAATAAATTGGTAATACGTAATTCGGAAGCACCGGAGAGCCGTTTCTTGTGTTTGTGAAACATGATCTCGGTATAAACCCAAATAATCACAAGTCCGATGATAGCTCCCATAAATGCAGGGATATTGAAGAATGTTTGATAAAAAGGAATGAGCATCAATGAACCAATACCGACCCAAAACACTGTACGACGGGCACGGTTGGGCAGGATATCTCCCCACTCATCATAAGAACTCTCAGCTTCCAAACGGAGCTTGGCCTTTTTCTTGAAAAGCCAGAAGTGAGCTATGATCAAAGGAACTAACATATTGATGAGCGCAGGCACAAACACATGCGTGATCTGATGGAGAGGTGTGATGCGTCCATTGGTCCACAACAGCAAAGTAGTGACATCACCGATAGGAGACCACGAGCCGCCGGCGTTGCAGGAGATGATACACATACAAGCATATTTGAGCCGATCTGTCCTATCCGGCACCAGTTTGCGCAGGATAGCTATAATGACGATGGCCGCAGCCAGATTGTCGAGAAAAGCAGAGAAAAAGAAAGAGGCAAAAGCGACTCTCCATAATAAACTACGCTTATCTGTAGTAGAGAGATAGGCAGTGATTGCTTTGAATCCTCCGTAGTTGTCTATGGTATTTACCAACACCATAGAACATAGAACAAAAAACAAAGTGCCGGACACATCGCCCAAATGCTCGGTAAGGGATGTGGAGATATAATTGCTTATCACGCTGCCACCCGCCGGTTGGCTTGAAGCCGGATAATGAGATGTAAACTCGGTAAACCCCGCCGTTCCTATGGCAATACTCCCGTCTGCCAAAAGAAATACCCACAGGCATACACACATGATCAGAGCTATAGCACTCTTGTTGATCTTGATTTTATCTTCAAAGGCTATTCCCATAATACCGGCAATGAAGATAACAGGCATTGAATAAAAACTAATCATAACCTTAATACTTTATATAGTTAATGTACTTTTGGTATAACGAACAAAGGTACATTTACTATGCTATTTACTATTATAATCTTAAAATTATTTTCTTTTCAACGCACAAATTAACGTCGGCAGTATCGGTTTCACTCAAAAGAATGCTAAATTTGCACCACTAATTCCTTTAAAATGACTGATAATAAACTCAATACAATATTACTCATTGATACTACCACTACAGCATGCTCAGTGGCTATGTGTCATGGTAAAGAAATCATAGCCGAACGAAACTTCTTGGAAGATAAAGCCCAACATGCATCTCTTATAGGAGTATTCGGGAAGGAAGTACTGGAGCTCAGCGCTCAGCAGGGTTATCACCCGCAAGCCGTAGCGCTCAGTGCCGGCCCGGGATCGTACACAGGACTCCGCATAGGCACTTCTTTTGCCAAAGGTATTTGCTTCGGATACAGCATCCCTCTGATCCCTGTTTCCACCCTGGAACTTTTAGCTCATGAAGCTATCATACACGGTGATGTACCTGAGGGAGCATGGATATGCCCCATGATTGATGCCCGCAGGATGGAGGTCTATACAGCTATCTTCGACCACAAAGGCAACCGTATCACAGACGATCAGCCGTTGATTATAGATGCAGATATTTATGCTTCCGAGCTTCAAGAAAGAAATATTGTGTTTGTAGGCAATGGAAGTAACAAATGCTCACAGGTCATCACTCATAGGCATGCCATATTCCCACAAAGAGCCTATCTACCCATAGCCTCCCAAATGACCGAGCTGGCTCACAAGGCTGTAAAAGCGGAAGCGTATGCCGATGTAGCTTATTGGGAGCCACACTACCTCAAAGAGTTTGTAGCCGTTGTGGGTAAGAACAAAGTATTGGGAGACTTGTAAAAGAGGTAATTACGGAAGGCTCCCGCATAAAATATGTTAAAATCGATTGGCATCACAGCATAAAATAACATATTTTTTCAAATTACAAGCAAAATTGTTTTAATTCTCCCAAATAAATAATACCTTTGTGTATTGACGATTTATTAGTACAATAAGATAAAATAGATATAATTTTATGAAAAAGTTAATTTATTCATTATTGGCTCTTATGCTTTGCGTAGGAGTGGTCTATGCTCAGAGCAACAAGGGGGCAGTAATTACAGCCTCTGAAACAGATCATGACTTCGGAACAATCAAAGAAGCCAATGGTAAAGTATCACATACATTCATGGTCAAGAACACAGGTTCTTCACCTCTCGTATTGACACGTGTAGTAGCCTCATGCGGCTGTACCACTCCGGAATTTGACAAAGAGCCTATTGCCCCGGGCAAAGAAGGTCGCGTAAAAATCACTTATGATCCGGCAGGACGTCCCGGTCCGTTCGTAAAGACCATCGCCGTTTACAGCAATGGTCGTGACGGAGCCTTTGTACTGAGAGTCAAAGGGAATGTAGAGTAATTATGACGTAACAGGGGAGATCGGTTGACTAGCGAGATAAAGAGCTTTATCAACACCGATTAAATCCCTAAATCTTATTTAAGCATGTGCTTCTTGAACCAAAGCACATGCTTTTTTTGTTTTCATGATAG includes the following:
- a CDS encoding phosphotransferase enzyme family protein, giving the protein MEDIVKQFLPNEEIGEIKAFGNGHINDTFGVKDAQGNLRWVLQKVNHHVFPRIEVLQHNIDVVSKKMEEKLREEGLADYERRFLYFYPLASDPSKNYTFDGEHYWRLCRYIPQSKSLSDLTPQTARSAGEAFGRFEEILSDIPEGVLGDTIVNFHNMSFRLGELRDAVNRDAVGRYAKVKDLVDKLESRADKMVLQEQLYAQDKLPKRTIHCDTKVDNVLFDEDDHVLCVVDWDTVMPGFILSDVGDFIRTGVNTGAEDEADLDKIGVNMPVYKSFVEGYLSTAGKFLTPMERKLIAYGGRMMTYMQAVRFLTDYINGDTYYKVHDPEHNLRRAIAQFTYLERLEEKAPEMEAVLGV
- the nhaD gene encoding sodium:proton antiporter NhaD, with amino-acid sequence MISFYSMPVIFIAGIMGIAFEDKIKINKSAIALIMCVCLWVFLLADGSIAIGTAGFTEFTSHYPASSQPAGGSVISNYISTSLTEHLGDVSGTLFFVLCSMVLVNTIDNYGGFKAITAYLSTTDKRSLLWRVAFASFFFSAFLDNLAAAIVIIAILRKLVPDRTDRLKYACMCIISCNAGGSWSPIGDVTTLLLWTNGRITPLHQITHVFVPALINMLVPLIIAHFWLFKKKAKLRLEAESSYDEWGDILPNRARRTVFWVGIGSLMLIPFYQTFFNIPAFMGAIIGLVIIWVYTEIMFHKHKKRLSGASELRITNLLHQTDLSTIFYFLGILMSVAALETGGQLAKASTGISQIMPNTDLLAGSIGLLSSVLDNVALVAAVLGMYPVDAVTGVVSPFVLDGSFWTFLAYCAVTGGSLLIIGSATGVTVMGLEDISFGYYFKRFSALALLGYICGGVTFMLFA
- the tsaB gene encoding tRNA (adenosine(37)-N6)-threonylcarbamoyltransferase complex dimerization subunit type 1 TsaB; translated protein: MTDNKLNTILLIDTTTTACSVAMCHGKEIIAERNFLEDKAQHASLIGVFGKEVLELSAQQGYHPQAVALSAGPGSYTGLRIGTSFAKGICFGYSIPLIPVSTLELLAHEAIIHGDVPEGAWICPMIDARRMEVYTAIFDHKGNRITDDQPLIIDADIYASELQERNIVFVGNGSNKCSQVITHRHAIFPQRAYLPIASQMTELAHKAVKAEAYADVAYWEPHYLKEFVAVVGKNKVLGDL
- a CDS encoding DUF1573 domain-containing protein; this translates as MKKLIYSLLALMLCVGVVYAQSNKGAVITASETDHDFGTIKEANGKVSHTFMVKNTGSSPLVLTRVVASCGCTTPEFDKEPIAPGKEGRVKITYDPAGRPGPFVKTIAVYSNGRDGAFVLRVKGNVE